From a region of the Phaseolus vulgaris cultivar G19833 chromosome 6, P. vulgaris v2.0, whole genome shotgun sequence genome:
- the LOC137831124 gene encoding uncharacterized protein, with translation MVLISGNKSVLLQTNDERAKVQGITVLQNSQQQGNKNVESARTQNVVNTGLTKAMTTMDEFKSGFPSEHLSATSNKWWGNRDHDDCAGTNASGANSQPKEKVGEDKLVHETEKTENSETPHGSSLLTAVRKRAVEEGREALKLGVFRGYGGVNKLSKREKILLHQIFGSSLPKSWMET, from the coding sequence TGTCTTGCTACAAACAAATGATGAGAGGGCCAAAGTACAAGGTATTACAGTGCTTCAGAATTCGCAGCAGCAAGGAAACAAGAATGTCGAAAGTGCTCGGACGCAGAATGTGGTCAATACTGGCTTGACCAAAGCAATGACAACAATGGATGAATTCAAGTCTGGATTTCCGTCAGAACACTTATCAGCCACTTCAAACAAATGGTGGGGAAATAGGGACCATGATGATTGTGCAGGCACTAATGCCAGTGGAGCCAATAGTCAACCTAAGGAGAAAGTAGGGGAAGACAAGCTGGTACATGAAACAGAAAAAACTGAAAACAGTGAAACTCCTCATGGTTCATCTTTATTGACAGCTGTGAGGAAAAGGGCTGTGGAAGAAGGAAGAGAAGCATTGAAATTAGGAGTTTTTCGAGGCTATGGTGGTGTAAACAAGCTAAGCAAAAGGGAGAAAATATTGCTCCACCAAATATTCGGATCTTCATTACCAAAGTCATGGATGGAAACATGA